The following proteins are encoded in a genomic region of Sesamum indicum cultivar Zhongzhi No. 13 linkage group LG8, S_indicum_v1.0, whole genome shotgun sequence:
- the LOC105168528 gene encoding E3 ubiquitin-protein ligase RING1-like, which produces MSSPGIPGGGGGAAAPRQYFCYQCERHVTITPPPSPTAELVCPNCDGSFLEESETAPPSNPTDTFPNPFFAEDFPASAAFGGFPVVFSSSSAAPAGGSFSISSGGGVDGFDDLSALFGTRSPNEFNPFAFLSNYMNNLQARGANIQLVFEAPGGGGMGGGMDFRLPTNLGDYFIGPGLEQLIQQLAENDPNRYGTPPASKSAVEGLPNIKITEEMLPSDSSQCAVCKDSFELNEEAKQMPCKHIYHKDCILPWLELHNSCPVCRYELPTDDPDYENRRTGQMNDNSNRTSNISNIGLGVAAGSQENRDDNNNSTTPRMVERRFRISLPWLFRGLGSPAETSSSGGGAEGNDGGNNSTNNSNTGAPNTGSGAGGRQAREEDLD; this is translated from the coding sequence ATGTCTTCGCCGGGAATTCCTGGTGGCGGAGGAGGCGCCGCCGCCCCGCGCCAATATTTCTGCTATCAATGCGAGCGCCACGTCACAATCACGCCTCCACCCTCCCCTACCGCTGAGCTCGTTTGCCCCAATTGTGATGGCAGCTTTCTTGAAGAATCAGAAACTGCGCCCCCCTCAAACCCTACTGACACCTTCCCTAATCCCTTCTTCGCCGAGGACTTTCCTGCCTCCGCCGCCTTTGGTGGTTTTCCTGTTgtcttctcttcttcctctgcCGCCCCTGCCGGCGGCTCCTTCTCCATCTCCTCCGGGGGCGGAGTTGATGGGTTCGATGATCTATCTGCGCTTTTTGGCACACGATCCCCGAATGAATTTAATCCCTTTGCTTTTCTTAGTAACTACATGAATAATCTTCAGGCGAGGGGGGCAAATATTCAGCTTGTTTTCGAAGCTCCGGGCGGTGGAGGGATGGGCGGCGGCATGGATTTTAGACTTCCTACGAATTTAGGGGATTATTTCATTGGGCCTGGTTTAGAGCAATTGATTCAGCAACTTGCGGAGAATGATCCGAATCGATATGGGACGCCACCCGCTTCTAAGTCTGCGGTGGAGGGATTGCCAAATATAAAGATTACAGAAGAGATGTTGCCTTCGGATTCATCCCAATGTGCTGTGTGCAAAGATAGCTTTGAGTTAAATGAGGAGGCAAAGCAGATGCCTTGCAAGCATATCTATCACAAGGACTGTATATTGCCTTGGCTTGAGTTGCATAATTCTTGCCCGGTCTGTAGATATGAGCTCCCTACTGATGATCCAGATTATGAAAACCGAAGAACCGGACAGATGAATGATAATAGTAATAGGACCAGTAATATCAGTAATATAGGCTTGGGGGTTGCTGCCGGAAGTCAGGAGAATAGAGATGATAACAACAATAGTACGACGCCGAGGATGGTGGAAAGGAGGTTTAGAATATCTCTACCGTGGCTTTTTAGAGGGCTTGGTTCACCAGCAGAGACTAGCAGCAGTGGGGGAGGAGCTGAGGGCAATGATGGAGGGAATAACAGCACCAACAACAGTAATACTGGAGCACCCAATACTGGCTCAGGAGCAGGAGGAAGGCAGGCCAGAGAAGAAGACCTCGACTGA
- the LOC105168529 gene encoding sufE-like protein 1, chloroplastic/mitochondrial: protein MASRTLISRATRIKAKLETALQAAVLEVEDVSYQHAGHAAMRGIEGGANETHFNVSIVSTKFEGHNLVKRHRMVYDLLSDELQSGLHALSITAKTPKEAGLGVGADKV from the coding sequence ATGGCATCTCGAACGCTGATCTCAAGGGCTACTCGAATCAAGGCGAAACTGGAAACGGCGCTGCAGGCCGCCGTTTTGGAGGTTGAGGACGTCTCCTACCAGCACGCCGGCCACGCCGCCATGAGAGGAATTGAGGGCGGCGCCAACGAGACGCATTTCAATGTGAGTATCGTCTCCACCAAATTCGAAGGCCACAACCTTGTAAAGCGACACCGTATGGTCTACGATCTCCTCTCCGATGAGCTTCAGTCCGGTTTGCACGCTCTCTCCATTACCGCCAAGACCCCTAAAGAAGCTGGCCTTGGTGTCGGCGCTGATAAAGTGTAA
- the LOC105168696 gene encoding uncharacterized protein LOC105168696, whose amino-acid sequence MAFLFVESLAQNKSRVVQTAIKALELVLLSAGLVSTLLMLKGAVQTYSCQLVLSNLVGFWNSIRCFLSSPLYICIIINSMVALIAASSTLHPQQEIDIHDYDDVKVSLDDDDNIPIPQPPAEADAEPATLEKGMSLEMEVSSNDQGQDEADDTIEATWKAITGGGKQRPERKHLKKSETWNVRTPPHRQSAAAVESLKFSEELLKPTTARKELRKSETFADSVMSITRRGGLRRDPSVGLDEFNKQVEAFIKKFNNEMRLQRQESEQRFLDMLKRGV is encoded by the coding sequence ATGGCCTTTTTGTTTGTAGAGAGTTTGGCACAGAACAAGAGCAGAGTTGTGCAAACTGCGATCAAGGCCTTGGAGCTGGTGCTTCTATCAGCCGGCCTCGTTTCCACTCTGCTAATGCTGAAAGGGGCAGTTCAGACTTACTCATGTCAGCTTGTTTTGTCTAACCTAGTTGGTTTTTGGAATTCCATTAGATGTTTCTTGTCTTCTCCTCTCTACATTTGCATCATCATCAACTCCATGGTGGCCTTGATTGCAGCCTCCTCCACTCTCCACCCGCAACAAGAAATCGATATCCATGATTATGATGATGTTAAGGTTAgtcttgatgatgatgataacaTCCCAATTCCACAACCACCGGCAGAGGCAGATGCGGAACCGGCAACACTGGAGAAGGGGATGTCATTGGAAATGGAAGTGAGTAGTAATGATCAGGGCCAAGACGAGGCAGATGACACGATAGAGGCGACATGGAAGGCCATAACCGGGGGAGGAAAGCAAAGGCCTGAAAGGAAACATTTGAAAAAGAGCGAGACATGGAATGTGCGCACGCCACCACACAGACAGAGTGCTGCTGCAGTGGAAAGCCTTAAATTTTCGGAGGAATTGCTGAAGCCCACCACTGCTCGGAAGGAGCTGAGGAAATCGGAGACGTTTGCTGATTCGGTCATGTCGATCACACGCAGAGGCGGGCTGAGGAGGGATCCGTCGGTCGGCCTAGACGAATTCAACAAGCAAGTGGAAGCCTTCATCAAGAAATTCAACAATGAGATGAGGCTACAGAGGCAAGAATCTGAGCAGAGGTTCTTAGATATGTTGAAGAGAGGAGTCTAG